The window CGAAATCAATACGCCAGTCATACTATCCGAAGAATCTGAATTCAGAAAAGTAGTTGCATTAGCCGAAAAACGGAATTTTGCGGCAGCCAAGCCGATCCTGAGGAATCTTATCTCGAAGAACAAGATGAACTCTGAATATTATAGAATTAATGGTCAAATTCTATCGGAAGAGGGAGACCAGGAAGGTGCTATCGATTCTCTTATCGACGCTTTAAGATGGGACCCGAAGAACGCATGGGCGTTACTGATGATGGGAAACATCTTTGCAAAATATAAGGACGACATCGCGACTGCGATGAAATATTACGACCAAGTCCTCAAAGTCGATTCGCGAAACAACATTGCAATGAACAACATAGGCGCCAATCTGATGCAGCAAGGGAAAACTGAGGCTGCGAAGAAGTACTTTCAAGAGGCGCTCAAGATAAATTCCAACTATGCCAATACCTATTATGCGCTTGGGTTGGTTGCCGAAGTCGAGAATGATCCGTTTAGCGCATTTGACCATGCGATAACTACCTTGAAGAAGAGCGCGAATCCTAAGGACGCCCTTTTCCAGAACGCATTGCAACTTGCACTCAGCTCTGCGAAGAAGTGCGTCGAAACGGGAAGCGGAGCCACAATACTGGCTGAGTATGTGCGTCGACTCGAATCCCAATGTGATACGAAGATCGATTTGGTCGAAGATCCCTC of the Candidatus Methylomirabilota bacterium genome contains:
- a CDS encoding tetratricopeptide repeat protein codes for the protein MHRLDEFLFGLFPKAKESGNDTEVLKEEMTKFYTFGPYKPTVTLEGGWVKVEINTPVILSEESEFRKVVALAEKRNFAAAKPILRNLISKNKMNSEYYRINGQILSEEGDQEGAIDSLIDALRWDPKNAWALLMMGNIFAKYKDDIATAMKYYDQVLKVDSRNNIAMNNIGANLMQQGKTEAAKKYFQEALKINSNYANTYYALGLVAEVENDPFSAFDHAITTLKKSANPKDALFQNALQLALSSAKKCVETGSGATILAEYVRRLESQCDTKIDLVEDPSIPTAAKFELAENYGRSRHVVRYNPNRPAVIHVQIHELVHLSYIVEARRADANLLFVTSQKQKAEFVKGIATVLVVKSYAQYLWSTGSDV